The proteins below come from a single Rosa rugosa chromosome 2, drRosRugo1.1, whole genome shotgun sequence genomic window:
- the LOC133732337 gene encoding U-box domain-containing protein 44-like — MTSPSASSTLLDSIHASLADLCAPHYDHSSFDPPRRFSAFAHRLQLALTHLTRSTSSPDAAFPPSVLTALKGIAADLSAAVKTMSSYSKGKIFVLIHCLSLCKSLNENTVAVSGWLALLDSAVEDLPDLRKKIADLSRDMKQAQFKVTENEERVHHTLRKEGEATQTKTSKAVESAIIMDLARALGIEPENHAELSKQIKVLRNDIAGSNSASERRILVSLERILENWAVQPNFATGLEFEDDAQISPFKNFLCPLTKEVMRDPVVLQSSQTYERSAIKYWFERCFDDGREPTCPVTGQVLQSLELKPNIGLAGAIEEWVNRNVEILVKIGVQKLSEEPLMVDGIEGVLDNVYNISEEYPLCRFRVRNAGIVVLIVKMLRNSSKSIGTHLRSKALVALVSMAKDEESKEIMLQEGITRLAIHSLIGSSEKERECAVKLLLEFSSDEACCIKIASEKGALVLLSSMAGNLEHPGLSNLAEEVLKQMEKVEGIVQHLAAAGRFNPLLTRLCEGSENVKIEMASIVGSMTLTNSSKEQIARQCAKILVEMLSNPEGRAASLKALYNLSGLDDNATILVDSAVLPALTGILFINQDTSLELKELAASTMANIVSNPGHWELASADKEGNSMQSESFIYNLLGVLPLASLPCQISILHILYGIASSPQASESVACHIKSGEGIKTILPFLEQPEVELRIQAYRLTRLLSERFGQDIADELRPCYKLSLLKDKLLDDQSADSERSDTACILANLPLSEDEVKTLLEVNFVRWIASTLKNQHQTSSGRSISRPASSMLEGLLGLLLHITKNLNPQTLSTVKEHSLITIFHHHLNYPSNPRVKQLAILGLKNLSGYGRSVAAMQSEPQLPHGLCSHLMFMCGRSSLEPSKCPIHNIPCEEDSQLCLLKSNCIKPLVDLLTDNNTSVQIAAVEALSTLVIETSSSSNFKRAVDELEQLGVIDAVITLFTEVRPGELQERTVWIIERILRVENHRHSLNQALVWALVEAFKHGNANTKRNAQDALTSLKQLSGVSGNRRSL; from the exons ATGACGTCACCCTCCGCCTCCTCCACTTTGCTGGACTCCATCCACGCCTCCCTCGCCGACCTCTGCGCCCCTCACTACGACCACTCCTCCTTCGACCCCCCTCGCCGCTTCTCCGCCTTCGCCCACCGCCTCCAGCTCGCCCTCACCCACCTCACCCGCTCCACCTCCTCACCCGACGCCGCCTTCCCGCCTTCCGTCCTCACCGCCCTCAAGGGCATCGCCGCCGACCTCAGCGCCGCCGTCAAAACGATGTCGTCTTACTCCAAAGGCAaaatcttcgtcctcatccacTGCCTCTCCCTCTGCAAATCCCTCAACGAAAACACCGTCGCCGTCTCCGGCTGGCTCGCCCTCCTCGACTCCGCCGTCGAGGACCTCCCCGATCTCCGCAAAAAAATCGCCGATCTCTCCAGGGACATGAAACAAGCTCAATTCAAA GTCACAGAGAACGAAGAGAGAGTTCACCACACGCTGCGGAAGGAAGGAGAAGCGACGCAGACGAAGACCAGCAAAGCCGTTGAGAGCGCGATTATCATGGATTTGGCTCGAGCTCTCGGAATTGAGCCGGAGAATCACGCCGAGCTGTCCAAGCAAATCAAGGTCCTGAGAAACGACATCGCCGGCTCGAATTCGGCGTCGGAACGCCGGATTTTGGTGTCGTTGGAGAGGATCCTGGAGAATTGGGCCGTGCAGCCCAATTTCGCGACGGGCCTGGAGTTCGAAGACGACGCTCAAATCTCTCCGTTCAAGAATTTTCTGTGTCCGTTGACGAAGGAGGTGATGAGAGACCCGGTGGTACTCCAATCGTCGCAGACGTACGAACGGTCGGCCATTAAGTACTGGTTTGAGCGGTGTTTTGACGACGGCCGAGAACCGACTTGTCCGGTCACCGGTCAGGTGCTTCAGTCATTGGAGCTGAAACCAAATATTGGACTAGCCGGAGCAATTGAGGAGTGGGTGAATAGGAATGTTGAGATTCTGGTCAAAATTGGGGTTCAAAAGCTTAGCGAAGAGCCTTTAATGGTGGATGGTATAGAGGGAGTGTTGGATAATGTTTATAACATCTCAGAAGAGTATCCCCTTTGTAGATTTAGAGTTAGGAATGCTGGCATTGTTGTGCTTATTGTTAAAATGTTGAGGAACAGTTCGAAGAGTATTGGGACTCATTTGAGAAGCAAAGCTCTTGTGGCTTTGGTTAGCATGGCCAAAGATGAAGAAAGCAAG GAAATCATGCTTCAAGAAGGTATCACTAGATTGGCCATACATAGTCTTATAGGGAGttcagagaaagagagagagtgtgcTGTGAAATTGTTACTTGAGTTCTCTAGTGATGAAGCTTGTTGCATTAAAATTGCATCAGAGAAAGGTGCTTTGGTTCTTCTCTCAAGCATGGCAGGAAACCTGGAGCATCCTGGTTTATCCAATCTAGCTGAGGAGGTATTAAAGCAGATGGAGAAAGTGGAGGGTATTGTTCAGCATTTGGCCGCAGCAGGGAGATTCAATCCCTTGCTTACTCGACTTTGTGAAG GTTCTGAAAATGTCAAAATTGAGATGGCATCTATAGTGGGAAGTATGACCTTGACGAATAGCAGCAAGGAACAAATAGCTAGGCAATGTGCCAAAATACTAGTTGAGATGCTTTCTAATCCGGAAGGAAGAGCAGCGAGCTTGAAAGCGTTGTATAACTTGTCAGGTCTAGATGACAATGCAACCATCCTTGTTGATTCTGCTGTACTTCCCGCTTTAACAGGTATCCTTTTCATCAACCAGGATACTTCGTTGGAACTGAAAGAGTTGGCTGCATCAACCATGGCAAATATAGTATCAAATCCAGGGCACTGGGAATTGGCTTCAGCTGACAAAGAAGGGAACTCTATGCAGTCAGAATCATTTATATATAATCTTTTGGGGGTTTTACCTCTTGCATCCCTTCCCTGTCAAATATCTATTCTCCATATCCTGTATGGAATTGCCTCATCTCCGCAAGCATCAG AGTCAGTAGCTTGTCATATAAAATCTGGGGAAGGGATTAAAACCATTTTACCATTTCTTGAGCAACCTGAAGTGGAACTCAGAATTCAAGCTTATAGGCTTACAAGACTACTCTCAGAGAGGTTTGGTCAAGATATTGCTGATGAGCTAAGGCCTTGTTACAAGCTTTCCCTGTTGAAAGACAAACTATTAGATGACCAATCGGCAGATAGTGAGAGATCTGATACTGCATGCATACTTGCAAACCTTCCACTCTCGGAAGACGAAGTGAAGACACTCCTAGAAGTTAATTTTGTTAGATGGATAGCTTCTACTCTAAAAAACCAGCACCAAACTTCGAGTGGGAGGAGTATTTCTCGACCTGCATCAAGCATGTTGGAAGGTCTTCTTGGTCTTTTACTTCACATTACAAAGAACCTCAATCCGCAAACTCTTAGTACAGTCAAAGAGCATAGCCTTATTACTATTTTTCATCATCACCTTAATTATCCTTCAAACCCAAGAGTAAAACAACTAGCCATCCTTGGGTTGAAAAACTTGTCTGGATATGGAAGATCAGTAGCCGCTATGCAGTCAGAACCACAACTTCCCCATGGATTATGTTCTCATTTGATGTTCATGTGCGGACGGTCTTCTCTAGAACCTTCCAAGTGTCCGATACACAACATTCCATGCGAAGAAGATAGTCAATTGTGTTTGCTAAAGAGCAATTGCATCAAGCCCCTTGTTGATCTACTCACGGATAACAACACTAGTGTTCAGATTGCTGCAGTGGAGGCACTATCCACTCTAGTAATAGAGACTTCTAGTTCTAGCAACTTCAAAAGAGCAGTTGACGAACTTGAGCAATTGGGTGTTATTGACGCTGTGATTACTCTTTTCACAGAAGTTCGACCTGGCGAGCTGCAAGAGAGAACAGTTTGGATCATTGAGAGGATACTGAGAGTCGAGAACCATAGGCATTCGCTCAACCAGGCTCTGGTGTGGGCATTGGTGGAAGCCTTTAAGCATGGCAATGCCAACACAAAGCGAAATGCTCAAGATGCTCTTACTAGTCTTAAGCAGTTATCGGGGGTTAGCGGAAATCGAAGATCTCTATAG